The following are encoded in a window of Ricinus communis isolate WT05 ecotype wild-type chromosome 4, ASM1957865v1, whole genome shotgun sequence genomic DNA:
- the LOC8285376 gene encoding pentatricopeptide repeat-containing protein At2g03880, mitochondrial codes for MHHFYIKDVMQHFNVFAIQTMHKANGFAFKVWRRYHTATSNSSSLLREFTEFCYQRDLPRAMKAMDAMHKHGIWADSFTYSELIKCCLARNAIEQGKQVYKHLSSNGHQPNIFLINMLLNMYVKFNLLDEALTLFDQMPERNVVSWTTMISAFSNAKLNDKALEFLICMLREGVKPNVYTYSSILRACDGVYNLRQLHGNIIKSGLDSDVYVRSALIDIYSKWGESENALYVFNEMVTGDLIVWNSIIAGFAQNNDGDEALNLFKSMKRNGFPANQSALTSVLRACTGLALLELGRQVHVHVFKHDQDLVLNNALLDMYCKCGSLEDANYVFTRMVEKDVISWSTMIAGFAQNGYSREALKLFESMKVSGTKPNYITILGVLFACSHAGLLEAGWHYFRSMKKLFGIDPGREHYGCMIDLLGRAGKLDDAVGLINEMECEPDAVTWRTLLGACRVHKNVDLAIYAAKKILKLDPDDAGSYILLSNIYANAQRWDDVAQIRRIMNDMGIRKEPGCSWVEVNKQIHAFILGDNSHPQFNEINKQLSELIHKLRGLGYVPDTNFVLQDLEGEQKEDSLQYHSEKLALVFGLMSLSKEHIIRIRKNIRICGDCHFFVKLVAKMEHRTIIIRDPIRYHHFRDGFCSCGDYW; via the coding sequence ATGCATCACTTTTACATTAAAGATGTTATGCAACATTTCAATGTCTTTGCCATCCAAACGATGCATAAAGCCAATGGCTTCGCTTTCAAAGTATGGCGGCGATATCATACGGCAACCTCTAATTCATCGTCCTTGCTTCGGGAATTCACAGAGTTTTGCTACCAAAGAGACCTACCAAGAGCCATGAAAGCCATGGATGCCATGCACAAGCATGGAATTTGGGCTGATTCATTCACTTACTCTGAGCTCATAAAATGCTGCTTGGCTAGAAACGCAATTGAACAAGGAAAACAAGTCTACAAACACCTTTCCTCTAATGGGCACCAGCCCAATATCTTTCTCATCAACATGTTGCTCAATATGTACGTGAAATTTAATCTGTTAGATGAAGCACTGACACTGTTCGACCAAATGCCTGAGAGAAATGTTGTTTCTTGGACCACAATGATATCTGCTTTCTCTAATGCAAAGCTGAATGACAAGGCATTGGAATTTCTGATTTGTATGCTTAGAGAAGGTGTGAAGCCAAATGTGTATACATATTCTTCTATTTTGAGGGCTTGTGATGGTGTATATAATCTTAGGCAGCTCCACggtaatataattaaaagtggGCTGGACTCTGATGTCTATGTTAGGAGCGCTCTCATTGATATTTACTCAAAATGGGGTGAATCTGAAAATGCATTGTATGTTTTCAATGAAATGGTAACAGGGGATTTGATTGTTTGGAATTCTATAATTGCTGGATTTGCTCAAAACAATGATGGTGATGAAGCTTTAAATCTTTTCAAGAGCATGAAGAGAAATGGTTTCCCTGCTAATCAGTCTGCGCTTACAAGTGTCTTGAGAGCTTGTACTGGACTAGCACTATTAGAATTGGGGAGACAAGTTCATGTTCATGTATTTAAGCATGATCAAGATCTAGTATTGAATAATGCCCTCCTGGATATGTATTGTAAATGCGGCAGTTTGGAAGATGCCAATTATGTTTTCACTCGGATGGTGGAGAAGGATGTAATCTCTTGGAGCACAATGATTGCAGGGTTTGCACAAAATGGTTACAGCAGAGAGGCACTTAAATTGTTCGAGTCCATGAAAGTTTCAGGGACAAAACCAAACTATATAACCATTCTTGGAGTGCTGTTTGCTTGCAGCCATGCTGGACTTCTAGAAGCTGGCTGGCACTATTTCCGATCAATGAAGAAGCTTTTCGGTATTGATCCAGGCAGGGAACACTATGGTTGCATGATTGATCTTCTTGGAAGAGCAGGGAAACTTGATGATGCGGTCGggttgataaatgaaatggaATGTGAACCAGATGCTGTAACATGGAGAACTTTGCTTGGTGCTTGCAGGGTGCACAAGAATGTGGATCTGGCTATATATGCCGCTAAAAAGATTCTGAAGCTGGATCCTGATGATGCAGGAAGCTACATACTCTTGTCTAATATTTATGCCAATGCTCAAAGGTGGGATGATGTTGCCCAGATTAGGAGGATCATGAATGACATGGGAATTAGGAAAGAACCAGGATGCAGCTGGGTTGAAGTGAATAAGCAGATTCATGCTTTCATTTTAGGAGACAACTCGCATCCGCAGTTCAATGAGATCAACAAGCAGCTGAGTGAGTTGATTCATAAGCTTAGGGGGTTGGGTTATGTTCCAGACACAAATTTTGTTTTGCAAGATCTCGAGGGGGAACAAAAAGAAGACTCCTTACAGTATCACAGTGAGAAATTGGCGCTTGTCTTTGGTTTGATGAGTTTGTCCAAAGAGCATATAATTAGGATCAGAAAAAACATCAGGATATGCGGAGATTGTCATTTTTTCGTGAAACTTGTAGCAAAGATGGAGCACAGGACTATCATAATCAGAGATCCCATCAGATACCATCATTTCCGAGATGGGTTTTGTTCATGCGGAGATTATTGGTAA